A window of the Coprobacter fastidiosus genome harbors these coding sequences:
- a CDS encoding fructose-bisphosphatase class III — translation MNNISVETALQDLRYLQLLSKQFPTISDACTEIINLEAILNLPKGTEHFLTDIHGEYEAFQHVLKNASGTVRRKVDEIFGQTLRESEKKELCTLIYYPDHKLELIKSHEPDMEDWYKITLHQLIRVCQNVSSKYTRSKVRKALPTEFSYILQELLHESQIDPNKQAYVNGIISSIISTGRADCFIIAMCNLIQRLTIDTLHIVGDIYDRGPGAHIIMDTLCNYHNFDIQWGNHDILWMGAASGNMCCIANVVRMAMRYGNLTTIEDGYGINLLPLATFAIERYKDDPCSLFMPKVGTDNVHSEKTQKLIAQMHKAITIIQFKLEAQLIKAHPEYNMDNRLLLDKIDYKQGKLILYGKEYPLTDTYFPTINPKDPYKLTDEEQELMRRLRYSFVNSEKLRKHMRCLFSYGSIYLVRNSNLLYHASIPLNADGSFKEITIRDKKYKGKALLDRIDQIIRIAYFDEEGSEEKKFARDYMWYLWCGEDAPPFDKDKMATFERYFTDDKELWKEKKGYYYTLRNEERVCDMILKEFGINDIHSHIINGHVPVKTIKGEKPVKAGGKLLVIDGGFSKAYQPETGIAGYTLIFHSRGLQLTQHEPFQSAQKAIEEGIDIISTSFILELSSQRMMVRDTDIGKELETQIKDLKKLLTAYRNGFIKEKS, via the coding sequence ATGAACAATATATCTGTAGAGACCGCATTGCAAGACCTGCGATATTTACAACTGCTTTCAAAACAATTCCCGACCATATCGGACGCATGTACCGAGATCATCAATCTGGAAGCGATTCTGAATTTACCAAAAGGAACAGAGCATTTCTTGACAGACATACACGGAGAATATGAAGCTTTCCAACATGTTCTGAAAAACGCATCAGGAACAGTACGTCGTAAAGTCGACGAAATTTTTGGACAAACTCTTCGGGAGAGCGAAAAAAAAGAGTTATGTACACTCATCTATTACCCCGATCATAAGTTGGAGCTGATAAAATCCCATGAACCGGACATGGAAGATTGGTACAAAATCACGCTTCACCAACTGATCAGAGTATGTCAAAATGTTTCTTCGAAATATACCCGATCGAAAGTAAGGAAGGCTCTCCCTACAGAATTTTCCTATATTTTACAGGAATTGCTGCATGAATCGCAGATAGACCCGAACAAACAGGCTTATGTAAACGGTATCATCTCGTCTATCATATCGACAGGGCGAGCTGATTGTTTTATCATCGCCATGTGCAACCTCATACAACGACTCACGATAGACACATTGCATATCGTAGGCGACATATATGACCGAGGACCGGGGGCTCATATTATCATGGATACATTATGTAATTATCATAATTTCGATATACAATGGGGCAATCACGATATATTATGGATGGGGGCTGCATCGGGTAACATGTGCTGTATCGCCAACGTCGTAAGAATGGCAATGCGTTATGGAAACCTGACTACGATCGAAGACGGGTACGGAATAAACCTGCTGCCATTGGCGACATTCGCCATAGAACGTTATAAAGATGACCCTTGCTCGCTTTTCATGCCTAAAGTAGGGACAGATAACGTACATAGCGAAAAGACCCAAAAACTGATCGCTCAAATGCATAAAGCAATTACGATCATACAGTTTAAACTGGAGGCTCAACTCATCAAAGCTCATCCTGAATATAATATGGATAATCGACTGTTGCTCGACAAGATCGACTATAAACAGGGGAAATTGATTCTGTATGGAAAAGAATATCCTTTAACGGACACTTATTTCCCGACTATCAATCCTAAAGATCCTTATAAACTTACCGATGAAGAGCAAGAACTGATGCGTCGATTACGTTACTCTTTTGTCAATAGCGAAAAACTGAGAAAACACATGCGATGCCTGTTTTCTTACGGAAGCATATATCTGGTACGCAACTCTAATCTGCTGTATCATGCCTCTATACCGTTGAATGCCGATGGATCTTTTAAAGAGATAACGATACGAGACAAAAAATATAAGGGAAAAGCATTACTCGATCGGATAGACCAAATAATACGAATCGCTTATTTTGATGAAGAGGGTTCTGAAGAGAAAAAATTTGCACGGGATTATATGTGGTATCTCTGGTGCGGAGAAGATGCACCTCCATTCGACAAAGACAAAATGGCGACGTTCGAACGCTACTTTACCGATGATAAAGAGCTTTGGAAAGAGAAAAAGGGATATTATTATACATTAAGGAATGAAGAGCGTGTCTGCGACATGATACTGAAAGAATTCGGAATAAATGACATTCATTCCCATATTATCAACGGACATGTTCCGGTAAAAACGATCAAAGGAGAAAAACCGGTAAAAGCCGGCGGAAAATTGTTGGTAATCGACGGAGGCTTTTCAAAAGCTTACCAACCGGAAACCGGAATCGCAGGCTATACGTTGATTTTTCACTCGCGAGGATTACAACTGACACAACATGAACCTTTTCAGTCAGCACAAAAAGCAATAGAAGAAGGTATCGATATTATTTCGACCAGTTTTATCCTCGAACTCAGTTCGCAACGAATGATGGTACGCGACACCGATATAGGAAAAGAACTCGAAACTCAGATAAAAGATTTAAAAAAATTATTGACCGCCTACCGTAACGGCTTTATTAAAGAAAAATCTTAA
- the recR gene encoding recombination mediator RecR — MNQPYSSALLENAVNEFAKLPGIGRKTALRLVLHLLRQEELSVENFGNAIIKLRKEIKYCHVCHNISDSDTCSLCSDPNRDDSIICVVENIKEVMVIENTHQFKGRYHVLGGVISPMDGIGPSDLEIDSLVKRVSEGGIQEIILALSATMEGDTTNFYIFRKLAPHNIKISILARGVSVGDELEYTDEITLGRSIINRMPFNETFKP; from the coding sequence ATGAATCAACCTTACTCTTCTGCATTACTTGAAAATGCGGTAAATGAGTTTGCCAAACTACCGGGTATCGGAAGAAAAACTGCCTTGCGGTTAGTATTACACCTGCTCCGGCAGGAAGAGCTTTCAGTAGAAAATTTCGGAAATGCCATTATAAAACTTCGTAAAGAGATAAAATATTGTCACGTATGTCATAATATTTCCGACTCGGATACTTGCTCATTATGCTCCGACCCCAACCGGGACGATTCTATCATTTGTGTCGTAGAGAATATCAAAGAAGTGATGGTAATTGAAAATACCCATCAATTCAAAGGACGGTATCACGTTTTAGGCGGTGTCATTTCTCCCATGGACGGGATCGGTCCCTCAGATTTGGAAATAGACAGTCTGGTAAAACGGGTATCGGAAGGAGGGATACAGGAAATTATTCTTGCCCTCAGCGCTACGATGGAAGGAGACACGACCAATTTTTATATTTTCAGAAAACTCGCTCCTCACAACATAAAAATTTCTATTTTAGCACGGGGTGTATCGGTCGGTGACGAACTGGAATATACTGATGAAATCACTCTCGGCAGATCTATTATTAACAGAATGCCGTTTAATGAGACATTCAAACCATAA